The genomic region GAACACACATGACTAACCCCTCTCTCCTCTCCTccccccccgccccccccaaaaaaaaaagtaaatattatcCTTATGACAATAAGTAATTAACAAAAAACACTCTACTGACTCGCAAATAAcaattttcgtttttttttctATAGGGAACAAAGGTACAGTGAACACCCCATATCTCAAACAACTATTGCTGTCATACATAAAGTAGAAGATTTTGCCGCTATAATCAGTTCACGAGTTCATTATCGGATTGcggtatatataattttttataagaattgaGGTATATATGGTACATCAGTTGAAGCAAAACCCCTTTGCTGTATGTCTAAACTTCCAAAGTATAAAAACTTCAAAGGACTGTACCATCCCACGAAGACTTATTTCATCGTATACGCATCAAATAAAAGCAGAACCCATAAGCTTAAcaccaaaaaattttataaaggtccataaatttttaatatccTCTCAAATGGACTACGGTTTGTGCTCCTCTTCATTTTGGGGGCTTGGCTATTAGAAGCTTAAGAAAATTTAACAAAGCATTGTTTGGTAAATGGCTAGGAGATTTGCGAATGAGCGACAAGCCTTGTGGAGGAGAGTGATAGGGATAAAGTATGGCTGTGGAGAAGGAGGTTGGTGCTCTCTTCCCGTTACTGGCACCCATTGAGTGAGTTTGTGGAAGTCTATTAGTCATGGCTGGCCTTCTTTTGTTCGTCACATTCAGTTTAAGGTTGGGACTGAATTTACTGTTAGATTCTGGAAGGACATCTGGTGTGGGGACACCCCTTTGAGTTTAGCTATCTAGAACTATTTACTATTAGTCGAAATAAGGAGGCCTATGTGGCTGGTGTGATGAAGTTCCCAAATGGTGTTCTTTTCTGGGACTTAATTTTTGTCAGAACCCCCCAAGATCAGGGATTAGAATCTTTCTACAATTTCATGGCTAGAATCTATGGGAACCCTTTGAGAGGAGTTAGGGACGATAAGATTTTTTGGAAACCTGCTATGGGAAGAGGTTTTGCAGTTCATTCTTATTATCAGGTTCCAACAAAATGTATTGATCATTCTTTCCCTTGGAGGACTGTTTGGAAGCCTAAGGTCCCTTCCAGAGTTGCTTTTTTTGTCTGAACTGCAGCTTTGGGGAATGTTTTAACTATTGATAATCGGTGTTGTATGTGAAACTGCAGTTTGAATTTAACTGCAGTTTGAATTTAAATTGAtgttgtatgtgtaaaaagAATGGGAAATCAGTAGACCACCTCCTTATCCATTGCCCCTTTGCTTTTGATTTGTGGTCTATAGTGTTTACTTTGTTTGGCATTCACTAGATTATGCTAAAGACAGTGGTGGAGTTGTTGGCTTGTTGGCAGGGAAAGTTTGGGCAACATCGGAATGGTGCTATTTAGATGGCTGTccctcattgtttgatgtggtgcatttggtgGGAGAGGAATAACCGGCATTTTGAGGACTTGGAGAAAACAGTTTCAGATCTCAAACTTTCCTTTTTCAAGACTCTACTGGACTGGGTTGAAATGTTACGCTGtcattctttctcttcttttcatgATATTTTTTCAGTTCATGGGTTTATGGAATTTTGTACTTTATGCTCTTGAATTGTTTCTTTGTCCCTGATGTATACTCCCTGTATACTCAGGTGacacttttcttctttttataatataatttttattacttatcaaaaaaagaactGTTACAACCTTGGAAAGCTTTCCTACTAATGAAATGTATTGCACTTCACAAGATAAAAAGGACCACACAGGAATTCAGATACGGTTCTTCAAGAAAATGCAAGTATTTGAAGTTTGACTATACAATAAAAGTTCCTAAATATACATTATACATGTAAAAGTTGTAGGATACTTACTTGAATTCACTAGTACTTGATGGACCATTTCCAGCTTCTTCACGTAACCTCTTCTTTGATCTCATGAAACTAAAAACCTCATCTGACCAGCCACATGATCGCAAAACTGAAAAGGCTTCTTTCTCGAGACTAAAAGCTTCTTTCTTGAGACtaagagagaataaaataaaaagggtaaatgaattaaataattaagGAAAAAGACACTGTTAGACAACAAAAAACATTCAACAGTCAAACATGAGCAACCTAACAGAAGAAAAAGAACGAAATTGAGTCTggcatataaaaataaaaaaaggaagacTTCATTTTACTAAACATTGtattatacattttaaaaatcaGAGGAAATTCAGGGATTGTGCACACAAGATTTTCCAAGCAGGATTATAGGACAGAAATAACAATTAGAGATAATCTAAAAcgaaaaaacaaaaggaaaaaaagtcaATGGCCCAAACCATATGGCATCTCTGTTCCCTAAAAGAGGGGGTGCATAGTGAGGTCATGGACCCAATTCCCTGTGACGAGTATTTATCTATAGAAGCATGAATCATCcacaaatatcacaaaattgaCCTGAAAATATTGTCAGAACTTATCGAGGTAATTGACCTAGGAGGTACAAACTCCAAAGATACAATTTGAACCACAACTAATTTATAAACGGGTTCATCAGTAACTTCATTCTAACTAACGCTTCTTATACATTTCTAGCATTAATACATTAACTAAATGCTCCAACATAATTCAAGTTCATAATTCTCAACCCAACTCTAAAGCTCTCAATACTTTCTACTAACGGAGCTGGATGAAAGATAGGAGTCAAATGTCTGACAATATAGGAACTTTAAATTAATATGGATGTAAAATGATGCAGTCCATGCGGATAAGAAAGAGTTCAAGGAAGAACAAGATTAAACACCAAAAGGATCAAAATCTATGGGTCTAGATTTGATGTGGGACTTTCTTGACACCTTCCATAGgttattttagttattatttagtCTTAGTATTCAGTTTTTAAAGTAAGAAAGTTGCTGGTTTAGTTTTAATTAAGAATTactaaaataaggaaaatttgGCAATTTCAAGAAATCTGGAATGGGCTGTCCTTGTCTGCAGCAAAGGCCCATGAGTcttgttttatgttttgagtccttttccttcttttctgaTCAGTAGgaaagaattttatttaaataaaaaataaaaaaagccaaGGCCTAAGTACATAAGGAGTATATTAAGGACACtcaaaaaaggaggaaaaaaaaggggaggggggagggggaccataaaaaatttattcatggTGGTTTAGAAGCTACTAAGtcctttttgtttgttattaatAATCCTAGTCATTCTAGGAATAGGTTATTTAGAATCCTAGTCCTTCTAGGAAAGGATTTAACAATAGCCTGTATAAAGGCTTTATTGTAGTCAATAATATTCGTAGTGAAATTGATTCTAACAAAAATCCAGCAGCTTATTTTAAGCTTTGAGGGTGGATTTCCTTCTCCTACGTGATTGCTTAGGAAGTCCTAGGTGTGATTGCCCAGTGTCTATTTATCTTTTTCAGTTCTATCCCATGTTTTAGCCCTAAAAAGCCATcaaaattcattcttttctaACCCAAAGCCCTTAACATCATTTCTTATACAAAAACCCTTCaagaacttatcaaaaaatCTATTGAAGTGCTGAATTCTTAAAGATCCTACTTCATAAACTAACCAAGAGAATAAGAAATACATATTTAGCAAAGTAATTCTTGACCAGACCCTAATGAACATAAGTTATTAGCGATAAGTATTTTACAAAGGAATAAGAAGGGCATAACATACACTTCTTTCAGTTCTTCAAATTTTGCCTGGAATTGAGAATCCTGTGCTAACAAAATGCAAGAGCCATCgtcctttgattttctttgagaCGCTGAGATCTCAGCATGCCCATTGACAGCACAAGTTCCCAATTCATGGTGGTCAGGTCCTCCCACTGTCACCCTGCTCATTGTGCCATTAACTTCACCACCATCTGGTTTCACTAAATTAATATCTCCCCTCTGACTAATACCATTTTCAACAGTTAAAGTGAATGCTTTGTTGTTCTTACTACCAGCAACATCAacatttttggttttgttaaaACCATtcatatttgtggacaatgccacatctttttcacttttctctGTAGAATTTGAAGCTTTCACATCCCCATTTGCTTCCATTGATTGAATCTTATGAGCGTCAAGTTTTCCATTACCATTTGCAAGAGGTCTTTTGGAATTAGAGTTTGATAGGTTAAATCTCATCCGTGGGCTAGAAGCTACTTTAACACCTTTGGGAATGGCTGAGACATCCTTCTGAAAAGATTGATCAAAAGATGCTTTTGGATGCACTGATTTTGTTGGGAGAGCAGCCTTTGGGCTTTTAAATGCCTCACTGCCATTGCAATCACGAGACCTTATTCCATTTGAAGCAAGAGCAGTGCTGGCAGATGCCGGCCTTTGATTTGTAcgagagaagaaaagaatataaacCTTTTCCGACAAGACCTCCTGCAGTGTTGAAACCGAGACAAAAGAATCATTGCAGCAGTACCACCGACCCATTGCATCCTGTACACGCATGGAGAATATAGACCAGCAAATACTTATTTAGCTGCTTtctcataatttatttaatgtttAAAGAGAGCAGGGTAGGCATATAAGACCTTTATATATGCATAATAGTGTCCAGATTCTTGCGAGTAGCCGGAATGCACAATAGTACCAAAGAGCTTATATTCTGGTCGTGGATCCTGTATTAGACCCAAAAGGAAGTAAACAATACTATAAAGGAAACTCAGGAACACATCACATGCATACAGAAGAGAACAAGTACACAATAAAAGCAGTCTTGAAGGactttatttttctaagtacatgcaattttattaattaaaattttcataaaggTACAACAGGAACAGAAGGTGTCTATCGGTTATATTCCAAAGAGTTTTCCTACAGagatattgaaaaaaatgtgCATATGAAATCATACAAATTTGAGGGTCTACTCCCATCCAATGAAATTCAATAGAATCAAGACCCAACAAATTGAGATTTTAATCTCTATAGATAGGCCTTGCCCCTCAAAAGTCTCCTAGGCCTCTCTCTCCCAATTTGCCACATTAAACATGATGGGGCTATATTCCACAAATAAAGTTTTTGGGCTCCATCATCAACATTGAGCAGTCCTGTGGGACTATATAGCAGAGGAAGCATCAGCACAAGAAACCAGAAAATTTTCTACCAATCTTTAGACAACAGTATGCAAAGCAATAACTCTGATTTTTATTATGAACTTGACAGAGTTGACTAAtacgaagaaaaaaaacattaattcgTATAAACTACTAACTACAGAAACCAGAATAACACTATCAAAGGACATAACAACCCTACAATCCCGCTTGTGTTGATCACTTAAAAAGACACAATAAAGTCCAAGAATGAACTCCATTGTGCCTTGccatacaaaatttatattaggaTTCGGCAACATTTGTGCAGGCCAAGCTCAAAAGGGGCAGCCAATGgatcttgaacccatgacctcataATATATTAAGTAACTGTCAATAAAGCTATAGCTTATTGGCTGCCATGTAGCTATTTTTTTCATGTTATTTGTGTCCTTTTAGCTACTTTTGATTAGGGCCAGCATTGATTTAATCATAGTGCTGgagatttttttcatttaagtatTTGTTTAGCATTATAAAAAGGATTGTAATTCTAAGATTTGAAAggatagcaatttttttttaaagcatgttaTCCTTTCAAGTTATCGAGAATTAACaagttaaagttttttttatttccttcacATCTCTCTAATTTTTCTGCTTCCTTCTCATTCAATTTCTAATTGACCATtaacctctttttttctctctaccaTGTCAATCAATCTAAAGATTTAATCAAATCATATCTAAACATCCCTACAAGCATATTAAACCCTAAATTTTATTCCTGATACTCTCCACCATGAAACCCTAATTGACCCTACTCCTTTCTACGCCCTAATGCCCCAATATAGAGATAGAAAGTGCAGGATTCAGCTGCCGCCCTGCATCACTACCTCATGAAATCCAAAAAGGTTCCATCTACTTTATCAAttcttaaattcaaaaaaaataggATCTCTATGTTTACACGTACTCTTTTTGATGGGTCCCAAGTTTGGGGTTCTACACAGTGTTCATCCATTTTAGAGTTACAAGCTTCTCTTAGATTTCCCATTTGATACTTCTGTAACTTTTATGATGCAttgtgttcatcatcatgaacatggAGCATTATTCATTCCACTTGGGAATATGAATTCCACTTCCTTGGTAAATAATTCTTGGAAGAATTCTGAACCCATTCTTTTTAAGCGTATGCAGTACTTTTGTGTTTACGGGCCAAAGTTTTAACACAAGAAAGCCGAAGTATTAATATATCtgcattacttatcaaaaaattaggggggggaggggggagatGAATGCTATTTGCCAAACCCAGAAGAAGCATTGTCCTAAAGATAGACTAGAGCTCACGTGATCAAGTATTCGTagtatgctatttttttttttttttttttttggtaagaaagAATGGTATATATACAAGAGTCTACTCTATGCATAAAGAACATAGAGCAAACCCAAGaaatacaagaagaagaaaacggcgaaacaacaaaaaggaaaaccaaacaagagaataattacaaaagaaaaagggagcaaag from Castanea sativa cultivar Marrone di Chiusa Pesio chromosome 11, ASM4071231v1 harbors:
- the LOC142617370 gene encoding ubiquitin carboxyl-terminal hydrolase 25; translation: MALQLQMNWQPNLLSHKRRTGPPLGLRNLGNSCYLNSVLQCLTYTPPLANFCLNSQHSSLCEEDRKRVGECPFCILEKRIARSLSVDLALDAPAKLQNCLRIFAEHFKCGRQEDAHEFLRYVIDACHNTCLRLKKLQQQQQQRRYNNGCKGGEIVSNGSSNGSSNSSSGSSVVKEIFGGSLQSQVKCLSCGNESNKVDEIMDISLDVLLSNSLKDAFQKFFQPEVLDGNNKYKCDNCKKLVAARKQMSIRQAPNVLVIQLKRFESVYGGKIDKAIAFEEVLVLSSFMCKASQDPRPEYKLFGTIVHSGYSQESGHYYAYIKDAMGRWYCCNDSFVSVSTLQEVLSEKVYILFFSRTNQRPASASTALASNGIRSRDCNGSEAFKSPKAALPTKSVHPKASFDQSFQKDVSAIPKGVKVASSPRMRFNLSNSNSKRPLANGNGKLDAHKIQSMEANGDVKASNSTEKSEKDVALSTNMNGFNKTKNVDVAGSKNNKAFTLTVENGISQRGDINLVKPDGGEVNGTMSRVTVGGPDHHELGTCAVNGHAEISASQRKSKDDGSCILLAQDSQFQAKFEELKEVLKKEAFSLEKEAFSVLRSCGWSDEVFSFMRSKKRLREEAGNGPSSTSEFKKLLIADARPTFTSQIPESLKEDLIERLRSISEGKKAFSRTLIN